A portion of the Dehalococcoidia bacterium genome contains these proteins:
- the trpE gene encoding anthranilate synthase component I, protein MHYPTLEQFEEYAKDANLIPVFREISADLETPVSAYLKVAKPPYSYLLESVEGGERLARYSFIGTDPVEIVKTGADELLGEVDPLKPVENMLSKYKLADVDYLDKFNGGAVGYIAYDAVQHFERLPSPDEDPLGLPQSIFMLSTSYLVFDHIRHKIKVVSHAHIEEDAKIAYEDACARIDGFVTRLKDQPRLPEPNLEGETDADLEFNMTRESYEEMVEKTREYIIAGDVIQTVVAQRMSRKTSAHPFQIYRALRAINPSPYMYYLDLDGFQIVGASPELLVQVVDGQVAVHPIAGTRRRGRTEAEDLALEDELRNDEKERAEHIMLLDLGRNDVGRVSKPGTVDVTQILDIERYSHVIHLVSHVTGELQDGYTSYDALRACFPAGTVSGAPKIRAMEIIAELEPDRRGVYAGAVGYFDFSGNMDTAIAIRTTVVKDGVAHVQAGGGIVYDSTPEFEYMETLHKASAILTAIDQAEREIDI, encoded by the coding sequence ATGCACTACCCAACACTCGAACAGTTTGAGGAGTACGCGAAGGACGCGAACCTCATACCTGTTTTCCGAGAGATCAGCGCCGACCTGGAGACACCCGTGTCGGCCTACCTGAAGGTCGCCAAGCCTCCATATTCATACCTGCTCGAGAGCGTCGAAGGAGGCGAACGACTGGCGCGGTACAGCTTCATCGGTACCGACCCTGTGGAGATCGTAAAGACCGGCGCAGACGAACTCCTTGGAGAAGTCGATCCGCTCAAGCCGGTCGAGAATATGCTGTCGAAGTACAAGCTGGCCGACGTCGACTATCTCGACAAGTTCAATGGCGGCGCGGTCGGTTACATAGCCTACGATGCCGTTCAACACTTCGAGCGTCTGCCTTCCCCAGACGAGGACCCGCTGGGACTGCCTCAATCGATTTTCATGCTCTCGACCAGCTACCTCGTGTTTGACCATATTCGCCACAAGATCAAGGTGGTTAGTCACGCGCATATCGAGGAAGACGCCAAAATCGCCTACGAAGATGCCTGCGCTCGAATTGACGGCTTTGTCACCAGGCTCAAGGACCAGCCCCGCCTGCCCGAGCCCAATCTCGAGGGCGAGACTGACGCCGATCTCGAGTTCAACATGACCCGCGAGTCCTACGAGGAGATGGTCGAGAAGACCCGCGAGTACATTATCGCCGGCGATGTTATCCAGACGGTCGTCGCCCAGCGAATGTCGAGGAAGACCTCGGCCCACCCTTTCCAGATCTATCGCGCGCTCAGGGCCATTAATCCCTCACCGTACATGTACTATCTCGACCTCGACGGCTTCCAGATCGTTGGAGCCTCTCCGGAGTTGCTGGTACAGGTCGTGGACGGGCAGGTCGCCGTTCATCCCATCGCAGGAACTCGCAGGCGGGGAAGGACCGAGGCCGAGGACCTGGCCCTTGAAGACGAGCTGCGCAACGACGAGAAGGAGCGAGCAGAACACATCATGCTGCTCGACCTCGGCCGCAACGACGTTGGCCGCGTCTCCAAACCCGGCACAGTTGACGTAACGCAGATTCTCGACATCGAGCGATACTCGCACGTCATACACCTCGTGTCGCATGTAACTGGAGAGCTTCAGGACGGCTACACCAGCTACGACGCCCTCCGTGCCTGCTTCCCGGCAGGGACGGTCTCAGGAGCCCCCAAGATACGCGCCATGGAGATAATCGCTGAGCTGGAGCCCGACCGTCGCGGCGTATACGCTGGAGCTGTTGGCTACTTCGACTTCTCAGGCAACATGGACACCGCAATCGCTATCCGTACCACGGTCGTCAAGGACGGCGTTGCGCATGTCCAGGCGGGCGGGGGAATTGTGTACGACTCGACTCCCGAGTTCGAATACATGGAGACCCTGCACAAGGCATCGGCCATCCTGACCGCCATAGACCAGGCCGAGCGGGAGATCGACATTTGA
- a CDS encoding aminodeoxychorismate/anthranilate synthase component II, translating to MILLIDNYDSFTYNLYQYLCELGADVHVARNDQISLEEIADMSPEKIVISPGPCTPAEAGISNDVIRHFGTSLPTLGVCLGHQCVGYSFGGTVGGAGEIMHGKMSLIHHDGEGVFKGLPNPFEAIRYHSLAVYQDDLPEDLSVTAWTDNGLVMGIRHRDYPVEGIQFHPESIMTKVGKDLLQNFLDTPAPAETAD from the coding sequence ATGATACTTCTGATAGACAACTACGACAGCTTCACATACAACCTCTACCAGTACCTCTGTGAATTGGGAGCCGACGTCCACGTCGCCCGGAACGACCAGATCTCGCTCGAAGAGATCGCTGACATGTCGCCGGAAAAGATCGTCATCTCTCCCGGTCCGTGTACTCCCGCCGAGGCAGGCATATCGAACGATGTCATCCGGCACTTTGGCACAAGCCTGCCCACGCTCGGCGTGTGCCTGGGACACCAGTGTGTTGGCTACTCCTTCGGTGGCACCGTCGGAGGAGCGGGTGAGATTATGCACGGCAAGATGTCGCTCATTCACCACGACGGTGAGGGGGTGTTCAAAGGACTGCCCAATCCTTTTGAAGCAATACGTTACCACTCGCTCGCCGTATACCAGGACGACCTGCCCGAAGACCTCTCAGTAACCGCCTGGACCGATAACGGCCTCGTAATGGGGATCCGCCATCGCGACTATCCCGTTGAAGGTATACAGTTCCACCCCGAGTCGATCATGACCAAGGTCGGCAAGGACCTGCTGCAGAATTTTCTGGACACTCCGGCACCTGCCGAAACTGCCGATTAA
- the trpD gene encoding anthranilate phosphoribosyltransferase: MIQDAIEIVVSRRNLSTDQASDAMEQIMTGEATPAQFGALVTALRMKGETVDEIVGMARVMREKSLHVEVEGTVVDTAGTGGDSSSSFNISTTAALVAAGAGAKVAKHGNRAMSGSTGSADVLEALGVNIALSPEAVARCIDEIGFGFMFAQGFHPSMRFAAGPRREIGIRTVFNILGPLTNPAGADRQVIGVADPSLARRMAEALGRLGSQKALIVHGIDGIDELSISASTSVWNLENGMVTETEVTPPELGLQRAALESIQIDSPESSAAMARGVLTGEYGPARDVVLMNASAALVAADVAADLVEGVELAARSIDHGRAIAKLDELVELSQSLE, from the coding sequence ATGATCCAGGACGCAATTGAGATTGTCGTCTCCAGACGCAATCTTTCAACTGACCAGGCGTCTGACGCCATGGAACAGATCATGACTGGCGAGGCGACGCCAGCCCAGTTTGGCGCTCTCGTAACCGCGCTCAGAATGAAGGGCGAGACCGTCGATGAGATCGTCGGCATGGCCCGAGTGATGCGAGAGAAATCCTTGCACGTCGAGGTCGAAGGCACCGTCGTCGATACCGCTGGGACAGGGGGCGATAGCTCATCCAGTTTCAATATATCGACCACAGCCGCTCTCGTCGCCGCTGGTGCAGGGGCGAAGGTAGCCAAGCACGGCAATCGAGCTATGTCTGGTTCCACTGGTTCTGCCGACGTGCTTGAGGCTCTCGGAGTCAACATCGCACTGTCGCCCGAAGCAGTCGCCAGGTGCATCGACGAGATCGGTTTCGGATTCATGTTCGCCCAGGGATTCCATCCGTCGATGCGCTTCGCAGCCGGCCCTCGTCGTGAAATAGGCATCCGCACCGTGTTCAACATTCTCGGCCCCTTGACCAACCCGGCAGGAGCTGACCGGCAGGTCATCGGGGTAGCCGACCCAAGCCTCGCGCGTCGAATGGCTGAGGCTCTTGGTAGACTGGGCAGCCAGAAGGCGCTAATCGTGCACGGCATCGACGGAATAGACGAACTCTCAATCTCGGCGTCAACATCGGTCTGGAACCTTGAGAACGGTATGGTTACCGAGACGGAAGTTACTCCTCCCGAGTTGGGACTCCAACGCGCTGCGTTAGAATCGATCCAGATCGACAGTCCCGAGTCGAGTGCAGCCATGGCTCGTGGTGTTCTGACCGGCGAGTACGGTCCCGCACGCGACGTGGTGTTGATGAACGCATCCGCCGCGCTTGTTGCCGCTGACGTGGCCGCGGATCTGGTCGAAGGAGTCGAGCTAGCCGCCCGATCTATCGATCATGGCAGGGCTATCGCCAAACTCGACGAGCTGGTCGAACTGAGCCAGTCACTCGAATGA
- a CDS encoding HAD-IA family hydrolase: MTHDPSASRSGIHPAVVDADAVLFDFDFTLADSSAGIITCMNYALTEMGLGESSTEDIINTIGLYIPEALVVLRGEQHRPMGQEFMKLFTHKADEVMVEGTYFLPGAIDVLKTLHGLGYRLGIVSTKFRFRIETTLERDGVLDTVEVIIGGEDVTHHKPHPESLLKATDRLGLPIERCVYLGDNEVDASAAKSAGIPFVPVRTGATPLETFDAYPRLALLESVADLVRD, from the coding sequence ATGACCCACGATCCAAGCGCCAGTAGAAGTGGAATTCACCCCGCCGTCGTCGATGCCGACGCGGTCCTATTCGACTTCGACTTTACGCTGGCCGACTCGTCGGCTGGAATCATAACCTGCATGAACTACGCCCTCACCGAGATGGGACTTGGTGAGTCGTCCACTGAAGACATAATAAACACAATAGGGCTGTATATCCCTGAGGCCCTTGTGGTACTCAGGGGCGAGCAGCACCGGCCAATGGGTCAGGAATTCATGAAGCTCTTCACCCACAAGGCTGACGAGGTTATGGTCGAAGGCACTTACTTCCTGCCAGGGGCAATTGATGTGCTGAAGACCCTTCATGGACTAGGTTACCGACTGGGGATCGTGTCGACCAAATTCCGCTTCCGCATAGAGACCACACTCGAACGCGACGGTGTACTTGACACTGTCGAGGTAATCATCGGTGGTGAGGACGTGACGCACCACAAGCCACATCCCGAGAGTCTGCTCAAGGCGACCGACCGACTTGGGTTGCCCATCGAGCGTTGCGTCTATTTGGGGGACAATGAAGTTGATGCGAGTGCCGCCAAATCGGCGGGAATTCCGTTCGTGCCAGTACGAACAGGTGCCACTCCTCTTGAGACATTTGACGCGTATCCCAGGCTGGCCCTGCTTGAGAGCGTAGCTGACCTCGTTCGAGATTAG
- the trpC gene encoding indole-3-glycerol phosphate synthase TrpC, with protein MTVRTDSPDILKKIVEVKSREVDRLKDEVPVADLEARLQGQSEPLDFADALSGTRVKIIAEIKKASPSRGVLRENLDVEWLANLYVENGAAAISVLTNTDHFHGSLDDMQAAGTIAHRNDVPVLRKEFVYDPYQVIEARAHGADAILLIASMLRPDQLMRLKSQAEELGMQCLVEVHDEDEIAVAIEAEAKIIGINNRDLRTFHTTLDTTFELAEMVPSECILVSESGLRTPEDIGRVRDAGASAVLIGDALVTAPDPGEKLRELA; from the coding sequence ATGACTGTCAGAACCGACTCCCCCGACATACTCAAGAAGATAGTCGAGGTCAAGAGCCGTGAGGTCGACCGTCTAAAGGACGAAGTGCCAGTCGCTGACCTCGAAGCACGGCTTCAGGGCCAGTCGGAGCCGCTGGACTTCGCTGATGCCCTCTCGGGTACTCGTGTGAAGATCATCGCCGAGATCAAGAAGGCGTCCCCATCTCGTGGCGTCCTGCGTGAGAATCTTGACGTTGAGTGGTTGGCCAACCTGTACGTCGAAAACGGCGCCGCGGCCATTTCAGTTCTCACCAACACAGACCACTTCCACGGCAGCCTCGACGATATGCAGGCGGCCGGTACGATCGCGCACCGTAACGACGTACCGGTGCTCCGTAAGGAGTTCGTCTACGATCCATACCAGGTTATCGAGGCGCGCGCGCATGGTGCTGACGCGATACTCCTGATTGCGAGTATGCTCAGACCGGATCAGCTCATGCGCCTGAAGTCTCAGGCTGAAGAACTTGGAATGCAGTGCCTGGTCGAGGTCCATGACGAAGACGAGATCGCGGTCGCCATTGAAGCCGAGGCGAAGATCATCGGCATCAACAACCGCGACCTTCGTACGTTCCACACCACGCTCGATACTACCTTCGAGTTGGCGGAGATGGTCCCGTCCGAATGCATCCTGGTTAGCGAGAGCGGATTGCGTACCCCGGAGGACATCGGGCGTGTGCGTGATGCCGGAGCGTCCGCCGTTCTGATCGGCGACGCGCTCGTAACGGCGCCCGACCCCGGTGAGAAGCTTCGGGAACTGGCGTGA
- a CDS encoding phosphoribosylanthranilate isomerase, protein MTRFKICGLRDPSHALIAAEAGADLVGFVFVEGVRRQLHPEAAAEIIAALRDGVPGAPPGIVGLFANQAPRYINEVIELCGLDHLQLCGDEPPEMWDLLDAPVIRQVKVREDLPRDQSLALACRQAEEALDAGHRVLLDKHQSGHLGGTGIVFDWGLAREIAKDHRVTLAGGLTPDNVADAIDTVRPWAVDVSTGVETDGVKDPEKIRAFAAAVRATG, encoded by the coding sequence GTGACCAGGTTCAAGATCTGCGGACTTCGCGACCCGTCCCATGCCCTGATTGCGGCCGAGGCCGGGGCCGACCTTGTGGGGTTTGTATTCGTCGAAGGCGTCCGACGCCAGTTGCACCCCGAAGCGGCCGCAGAAATCATCGCCGCCCTTCGTGATGGTGTACCTGGAGCACCTCCTGGAATAGTTGGACTCTTCGCAAACCAGGCTCCGCGTTACATTAACGAGGTAATCGAACTCTGCGGCCTCGACCATCTCCAGTTGTGCGGCGACGAACCGCCTGAGATGTGGGACCTGCTCGACGCCCCCGTGATTCGCCAGGTCAAAGTCAGAGAGGACTTGCCGCGAGATCAGTCCCTCGCCCTCGCCTGCCGACAGGCCGAGGAGGCTCTGGACGCTGGACACCGCGTCCTCCTGGACAAGCATCAGTCCGGCCACCTGGGCGGGACAGGCATCGTGTTCGACTGGGGATTGGCGCGCGAAATTGCGAAAGACCACCGCGTGACACTTGCAGGAGGCCTCACGCCTGACAACGTCGCCGATGCCATCGACACGGTCAGGCCGTGGGCTGTCGACGTCTCCACGGGTGTCGAGACGGACGGCGTGAAAGACCCCGAAAAGATCAGGGCATTCGCCGCTGCTGTACGTGCAACAGGTTAG
- a CDS encoding SRPBCC family protein, producing the protein MPAIQLKPQSVEIDAPRELVFQILSSFRRGRIAGDNSESTRLISEDGNVKTVEFVTRAGPFSYRTLEEVTLHRPERIEFKHLEGPLDFSEEEFTLDETSDGGTLLTHSGSFIWKRFPFFGWFGGVIYTRPMYHSVIRKHFVTLKEAAEARAARSHIFRRDRTAS; encoded by the coding sequence GTGCCTGCAATTCAGCTAAAGCCCCAGTCTGTCGAAATCGACGCTCCCCGCGAGCTTGTGTTCCAGATCCTGTCCTCGTTCCGACGTGGCAGAATCGCCGGCGACAACTCCGAGTCGACCCGACTCATCTCAGAAGATGGCAACGTGAAGACCGTCGAATTCGTCACCAGGGCCGGCCCCTTCTCGTACAGGACGCTCGAAGAAGTCACTCTACACAGACCTGAGAGGATCGAGTTCAAGCACCTAGAAGGCCCTCTCGACTTCTCGGAAGAGGAGTTCACCTTGGACGAGACCTCTGACGGGGGCACTCTGCTGACTCACTCCGGCAGCTTCATCTGGAAACGCTTCCCCTTCTTCGGATGGTTCGGCGGAGTCATCTACACTCGACCCATGTACCACAGCGTCATACGCAAGCACTTCGTCACTTTAAAGGAGGCTGCTGAGGCAAGAGCCGCACGCAGCCACATCTTCAGACGCGACCGCACTGCATCGTAA